From a single Candidatus Polarisedimenticolia bacterium genomic region:
- a CDS encoding glycosyltransferase family 4 protein — protein MKILLVNRYLYRRGGDTTYTISLARLLQDRGHQVLCFGLDSPENDPALNAPILLKPIDFPELFDRGSIAAGIKVLRRTIYSREAATSMGELLDAQRPDIVHLQNIHHHLSPSVIVAASTRAIPVVWTLHDFSVICPNGNLFTRGRVCDECRPVRFHRMVVNRCKRGSLPASAVAALESAVHRAMRLFDSVDLFLTPSRFLADKLREFNFYPRKVVHLDNFLVTPSVNVNEALPTSSTDESRRDFGYVLYAGRLTEDKGIHTLLASVPKWRDVSLKIAGDGPMRQAVIEACERQPRIQYLGQVREETVHQLLLGSIAAVVPSVCYENQPYAVLEAFAAGRPVVGTGHGSLPDLISNGQHGLTFEAGDPDDLARAVIHLAGDPKAAIAMGAAGRLLVETRFSPQAHYERLMALYDRARSRGVTDAA, from the coding sequence ATGAAGATTCTCCTCGTCAACCGCTATCTCTACCGCAGGGGAGGAGACACAACCTACACGATATCCTTGGCGCGACTCTTGCAAGATCGCGGTCATCAGGTCCTCTGCTTCGGGCTGGATTCTCCGGAGAACGATCCTGCCCTAAACGCTCCTATCCTGTTGAAGCCGATCGACTTTCCCGAGCTTTTCGATCGCGGAAGCATCGCAGCTGGCATCAAAGTGCTTCGCCGCACGATCTACTCGAGAGAGGCGGCCACGAGCATGGGTGAGCTCCTGGACGCGCAACGGCCGGACATCGTCCACCTGCAGAACATCCACCATCACCTCAGCCCATCGGTGATTGTGGCCGCATCCACGCGTGCCATCCCAGTGGTGTGGACGCTTCACGACTTCTCTGTGATTTGCCCTAACGGCAATCTGTTCACCCGCGGTCGTGTGTGCGATGAGTGCCGACCGGTTCGCTTCCACCGCATGGTAGTGAACCGCTGCAAGCGCGGGTCGCTCCCCGCCAGCGCCGTCGCAGCCCTCGAAAGCGCCGTGCACCGCGCCATGCGGCTGTTCGACTCGGTCGATCTGTTCCTCACCCCCAGTCGCTTTTTGGCGGACAAACTGCGCGAATTCAATTTCTATCCCAGGAAAGTGGTTCACCTGGACAACTTCTTGGTAACCCCATCTGTAAATGTAAACGAAGCGTTGCCTACGTCTTCGACAGACGAATCGCGGCGTGATTTCGGTTACGTCCTGTACGCTGGACGACTGACAGAGGACAAGGGTATTCACACCCTTCTAGCATCAGTCCCCAAGTGGAGAGATGTCAGCTTAAAGATAGCCGGGGACGGCCCGATGCGACAAGCCGTCATTGAAGCTTGCGAGCGTCAACCGCGAATACAGTATTTGGGCCAGGTCAGAGAAGAAACAGTCCACCAATTGCTACTGGGGTCCATAGCGGCTGTGGTCCCTTCCGTGTGTTACGAGAACCAGCCCTACGCCGTACTGGAGGCATTTGCCGCGGGGAGACCTGTGGTCGGTACTGGTCACGGATCTCTACCGGACCTGATAAGCAACGGACAACACGGACTGACGTTCGAAGCAGGAGATCCTGATGATCTGGCGCGCGCCGTCATTCATCTTGCTGGTGATCCTAAGGCCGCGATTGCGATGGGCGCGGCAGGGCGTCTGCTCGTCGAAACCCGCTTCTCACCTCAGGCACACTATGAACGCCTGATGGCACTGTATGACCGGGCGCGCTCCAGGGGGGTGACTGATGCGGCCTGA
- a CDS encoding radical SAM protein, with protein MRPELKDLVIEVIDTCNARCVMCNIWKNEDEHRVPDVAVEQLPTTLTNINISGGEPFLRADLSQLVARIKKRCPKVRIIISSNGFLPERIESQMRDILKVDPEVGVGISIDGRDGLHDRIRGIPNGFRKCMETVRRLKGLGVGSLRLAFTATEANVAGLAEVHRLAKEVGAEFSCAVAHNSGIYFRTNENNTLDAEVLRGQLNAIGADDLRGWKIKRWVRAFFYQGLLDKARDLPRRIPCTAAGKSAFLSSSGHLHPCNMLETRLGDLRTQSFEDIWSSENTEEVRRFAPTCSVNCWMVCTARESIKAHPLAVMRWVAAGKMRAHTGREIYQ; from the coding sequence ATGCGGCCTGAGCTGAAAGACCTAGTCATTGAAGTCATCGACACCTGTAATGCGCGCTGCGTGATGTGCAACATCTGGAAGAACGAAGACGAGCACCGAGTTCCCGATGTGGCGGTCGAGCAGTTGCCCACAACGCTTACCAACATCAATATTTCTGGGGGCGAGCCATTTCTGCGCGCCGACCTCTCACAACTTGTGGCGCGCATCAAGAAACGCTGCCCAAAGGTGCGGATCATCATCTCGAGCAACGGTTTCCTCCCAGAGCGAATCGAATCACAGATGCGCGACATTCTGAAAGTCGATCCGGAGGTTGGCGTGGGAATCTCGATCGACGGGCGCGACGGGCTGCACGACCGGATCCGAGGAATTCCGAATGGCTTCAGAAAATGCATGGAAACGGTCCGCCGCCTTAAGGGCTTGGGTGTGGGTAGCCTTCGTCTCGCCTTCACCGCCACGGAAGCCAATGTGGCGGGGCTCGCCGAGGTGCACCGTCTCGCGAAGGAAGTCGGGGCCGAGTTCTCCTGCGCGGTGGCGCACAACTCGGGGATTTACTTCCGGACGAACGAGAACAATACGCTTGACGCCGAAGTCCTGCGCGGCCAGCTCAACGCCATTGGGGCGGACGACCTCCGAGGATGGAAGATCAAGCGCTGGGTGCGTGCCTTCTTCTACCAGGGCCTTCTCGACAAAGCGCGGGACCTTCCGCGCCGTATCCCCTGCACCGCCGCGGGCAAGTCGGCCTTTCTCTCCTCCTCCGGGCACTTGCACCCCTGCAACATGCTGGAGACGCGCCTGGGCGATCTCAGGACGCAGTCGTTCGAGGATATATGGAGCTCGGAGAATACCGAGGAGGTCCGGCGCTTCGCCCCGACGTGCAGCGTCAACTGTTGGATGGTATGCACGGCGCGCGAGTCGATCAAGGCGCATCCTCTCGCGGTCATGCGCTGGGTTGCCGCCGGCAAGATGCGTGCGCACACGGGAAGGGAGATCTACCAATGA
- a CDS encoding glycosyltransferase family 4 protein — MKIAMLGSRGLPATHGGVERAVEELSARLADRGHDVTVFCRPAYCAERLPTHRGVRLRRLPAIPTKHLEAASHTFLGALAAAVGDYDVVHIHSIGPALFGLIPRLAGKRLVVTVHALDWKRRKWGLLARLALRAGARSATLFPHATIAVSRAAQRHLKEAYRREPLYLPNGVSFHGNGRQVASAEAAPGQPPYLLFLGRLVPEKRVHDLIAAFRAWDTEARLLIAGDGQFSNGHVGSLRRQASGDSRIAFTGGVYGERKEALLAGAAALVNPSELEGHPIVVLEALAHGLPVVVSDIEEHREILEAEEGNGFLGLTFRTGDRVDLRGALARSLSLDGDPDAPAARRRFVAERFEWGRIAAATEQVYRTIVLGRRRPC, encoded by the coding sequence ATGAAGATCGCCATGCTGGGCTCGCGGGGCCTTCCGGCCACCCACGGCGGCGTCGAGAGGGCCGTGGAGGAGCTAAGTGCGCGCCTGGCGGACCGCGGCCATGACGTCACGGTATTCTGCCGGCCCGCCTATTGCGCAGAGCGATTGCCAACTCACCGTGGCGTGCGGCTACGCCGCCTGCCCGCCATCCCGACCAAGCACCTAGAGGCAGCGAGCCACACCTTCCTGGGAGCGTTGGCGGCCGCCGTAGGGGACTACGACGTTGTGCACATCCACTCGATCGGCCCGGCGCTGTTCGGCTTGATCCCGCGCTTGGCGGGCAAGAGGCTGGTGGTAACCGTGCACGCCCTCGACTGGAAGCGCCGCAAATGGGGCCTTCTGGCGCGACTGGCGCTGCGCGCTGGCGCGCGCTCGGCAACGCTGTTCCCCCATGCGACCATCGCCGTTTCACGCGCAGCGCAGCGTCATCTCAAAGAGGCCTACCGCAGGGAGCCTCTCTATCTTCCAAATGGGGTCTCTTTCCACGGCAACGGCAGGCAAGTAGCCTCAGCTGAGGCCGCGCCAGGGCAGCCACCATATCTACTGTTCCTGGGCCGTCTGGTCCCCGAGAAACGAGTGCACGATCTGATCGCTGCGTTTCGGGCTTGGGATACGGAGGCGCGGCTCCTAATCGCCGGAGATGGGCAGTTCAGCAACGGTCACGTAGGGTCGCTGCGCCGACAGGCTTCCGGAGACTCCCGCATTGCGTTCACAGGGGGCGTGTACGGCGAACGCAAGGAGGCACTCCTGGCCGGCGCCGCCGCCCTGGTGAACCCTTCCGAGCTGGAAGGGCACCCGATCGTGGTCCTTGAGGCGCTGGCGCATGGCTTGCCCGTCGTCGTCAGTGACATCGAGGAGCACCGAGAGATCCTAGAGGCCGAGGAAGGAAACGGTTTCCTGGGCCTGACCTTCCGTACTGGCGATCGTGTCGATCTCCGTGGCGCATTGGCCAGGTCCCTCTCCCTGGACGGCGATCCGGACGCCCCCGCCGCCCGCCGGCGGTTCGTGGCGGAACGCTTCGAGTGGGGCCGGATCGCGGCCGCCACCGAACAAGTGTACCGAACCATAGTCCTTGGCCGACGTCGGCCATGCTGA